In one Pseudarthrobacter sp. NBSH8 genomic region, the following are encoded:
- a CDS encoding sensor histidine kinase, protein MNEAALVRDAPASQADASFAEITAKRRGLLRRYLYQRPRVMDGVVIFGYALLVAPTVVDTIMSGAWLAAALLFAVAGALFFRRSHPVALAAFVAVMEVAVTLLHPWGSNVSAGLWFSLYAVALVHTRRFALVAMAAATAPLALLYLLAAVGPMESSFIHDAGGNPGDFHLLTSIATGATIALSNVIATGIGISVRQRREHEQEIAAWAARTASLASVNERNRIAREMHDVVAHSLTVMVSLSDGAAVVVRKSPDRAGEVLGELSRTGRTALADMRRVLGVLRDDTGGIAPRQPLASGDSLAKLLEGFRTAGLPLHYSHTGPAMPDDAAFQLTVYRIVQESLTNVLRYGRSLGRVDVGIVRAGSTVTIEVLDDGAGVQGPGTSDGGGPGSAGPGSGQGLAGMAERARIYAGTVVAGRRGRGWRVHAVLSWPADEPAETHNHPPQLQGNRD, encoded by the coding sequence ATGAATGAAGCGGCACTCGTAAGGGACGCGCCGGCCAGTCAGGCCGATGCGTCCTTTGCCGAAATCACGGCCAAGCGCCGCGGCCTGCTCCGGCGGTACCTCTACCAGCGCCCGCGGGTGATGGACGGTGTGGTGATATTCGGCTACGCGCTGCTGGTGGCGCCGACCGTGGTGGACACGATCATGTCCGGCGCCTGGCTGGCGGCGGCGCTCCTCTTCGCGGTCGCGGGGGCCCTGTTCTTCCGGCGCTCCCACCCCGTGGCGCTGGCAGCCTTCGTCGCGGTCATGGAAGTGGCGGTCACGCTGCTGCACCCGTGGGGCTCCAACGTTTCGGCGGGGCTGTGGTTCTCGCTCTACGCCGTGGCCCTGGTGCACACGCGCCGGTTCGCGCTGGTGGCGATGGCAGCCGCCACGGCGCCGCTGGCCCTGCTATACCTGCTGGCCGCCGTCGGCCCCATGGAGAGTTCCTTCATCCACGACGCCGGCGGCAATCCCGGGGATTTCCACCTCCTGACCAGCATCGCCACCGGCGCCACCATCGCCCTGTCCAACGTCATCGCCACCGGGATCGGCATCTCGGTGCGGCAGCGACGGGAGCACGAGCAGGAGATCGCCGCCTGGGCGGCGCGGACGGCAAGCCTGGCGTCCGTCAATGAACGCAACAGGATCGCCCGCGAAATGCACGACGTCGTGGCGCACTCGCTGACGGTGATGGTTAGCCTCTCCGATGGCGCCGCCGTCGTGGTCCGGAAAAGTCCCGACCGCGCCGGCGAGGTGCTTGGTGAACTGTCGCGGACCGGCCGCACCGCGCTGGCGGACATGCGGCGCGTGCTGGGCGTACTCCGGGACGACACCGGCGGAATCGCACCGCGCCAGCCCCTTGCTTCCGGCGACAGCCTGGCGAAGCTCCTGGAGGGTTTCCGGACCGCGGGCCTGCCGCTTCACTACTCACACACCGGCCCGGCCATGCCCGACGACGCGGCGTTCCAGCTGACGGTCTATCGGATAGTCCAGGAGTCACTGACCAATGTGCTCCGCTATGGCCGGTCGCTGGGACGGGTGGATGTGGGAATCGTCCGGGCCGGCTCCACGGTCACCATTGAAGTGCTCGACGACGGCGCCGGAGTCCAGGGTCCGGGCACCTCCGACGGCGGCGGGCCGGGTTCTGCCGGTCCCGGTTCCGGCCAGGGGCTGGCGGGTATGGCCGAACGGGCGCGTATCTACGCAGGCACCGTGGTGGCCGGGCGGCGCGGCCGCGGCTGGCGGGTCCATGCCGTCCTGAGCTGGCCGGCTGACGAGCCCGCGGAAACCCACAACCATCCACCTCAACTGCAAGGCAACCGTGACTGA
- a CDS encoding glycosyltransferase family 2 protein — protein sequence MSERVEELMPVEERAAFMLAPAMESSLPPEWQGARWIGALDMDWLSDHTQLQLLNHAGYHRARLLVRQGRAVRGFVDVEAPVGIVQRGVLDEAVAALPAAAPVAPGEAMPSLTVVVCTRDRSALLRESLTAISQLDYPNFDILVVDNAPRTDETRNMVCVEFNDPRIRLITEPAPGLSRARNAGLRNAQGDIVAFTDDDVVVDEAWLREIAAGFERMPGTACVTGLVPAGELRSPTQGYFDDRVSWSKSVAPRVYSFADPPAGLAKFPFCPGAFGTGANFALHRITALSLGGFDNALGVGTRSGGGEDIDMFTRVIIAGYSLVVQPSAIVWHRHRDGLDELSAQARGYGSGLGAWLAKILLNPQTARLALARIPLVAWSFLQDAGASRRPLAGRSKCRDSWDQQLAHVLRLELYSLARGPLNYLLERCARTARRL from the coding sequence GTGAGCGAGCGTGTTGAGGAACTCATGCCCGTCGAGGAGCGGGCTGCCTTCATGTTGGCACCGGCCATGGAGAGTTCGCTTCCGCCGGAGTGGCAGGGAGCCCGCTGGATCGGTGCCCTTGACATGGACTGGCTTTCTGATCACACCCAATTGCAGCTGCTCAACCATGCCGGCTACCACCGTGCACGGTTGTTAGTACGCCAGGGGAGAGCGGTTCGTGGCTTCGTGGATGTGGAGGCACCTGTGGGGATAGTCCAGCGCGGGGTCCTTGACGAGGCTGTCGCGGCACTTCCGGCGGCTGCACCGGTGGCCCCTGGAGAAGCAATGCCGTCCCTCACTGTTGTTGTTTGCACACGGGACCGCTCAGCGCTGCTTAGAGAATCACTGACGGCGATAAGCCAGCTTGACTACCCCAATTTCGATATCCTGGTGGTGGACAATGCACCACGTACGGACGAGACCCGCAACATGGTGTGCGTGGAATTCAACGATCCAAGGATCCGGCTCATCACCGAGCCCGCCCCGGGGCTCTCGCGTGCGCGCAACGCAGGTCTTCGCAATGCACAAGGTGACATCGTCGCCTTCACCGATGACGACGTCGTAGTTGACGAGGCGTGGCTCCGCGAAATCGCGGCCGGTTTCGAACGCATGCCCGGGACGGCCTGCGTTACAGGGCTCGTGCCTGCCGGCGAGCTGCGTTCGCCGACCCAGGGATACTTCGATGATCGGGTCAGCTGGTCCAAAAGCGTGGCGCCGCGGGTCTACTCTTTCGCTGACCCGCCAGCAGGACTAGCGAAATTCCCCTTCTGTCCGGGCGCCTTCGGAACGGGAGCAAATTTCGCGCTGCATCGGATCACCGCTCTAAGCCTAGGCGGCTTCGATAACGCCTTGGGCGTTGGAACCCGTAGCGGCGGAGGGGAAGACATTGACATGTTCACCCGCGTGATTATTGCGGGGTACAGCCTGGTGGTTCAGCCGTCCGCGATTGTCTGGCACCGCCACCGTGATGGTCTTGACGAATTGAGCGCCCAGGCGCGCGGCTACGGGAGCGGACTCGGGGCCTGGCTCGCAAAGATTCTCCTGAATCCCCAGACGGCCCGGCTGGCCTTGGCCCGCATTCCGTTAGTCGCCTGGAGCTTCCTGCAAGATGCGGGCGCCTCACGTCGGCCACTGGCCGGGCGCAGCAAGTGCCGAGATTCCTGGGATCAACAACTCGCCCACGTTTTGCGGCTTGAGCTGTACTCGCTGGCTCGCGGACCGCTCAACTATCTGTTGGAACGGTGTGCGAGGACCGCCAGGAGGTTATGA
- a CDS encoding response regulator, which translates to MGFRLILEGEEDLHIVGEASDGAEAVRLVRELNPDVVLMDVRMPVLDGIEATRAITASGSCARVIILTTFDVDEYAFTGLQAGASAFLLKDVAPSDLVNAVRVVASGDAVVAPRVTQRLLETYVRGAAMPAPSTAPRDPLLEDLTPRETEMLEAMAEGLSNAEIAHRYFLSEATVKTHVRRILTKLHLRDRVQAVVYAYETGLVVPSNPDY; encoded by the coding sequence ATGGGCTTCCGCCTCATCCTTGAGGGCGAGGAAGACCTGCATATTGTTGGTGAGGCCTCCGACGGTGCCGAGGCGGTGCGGCTGGTCCGCGAGCTGAACCCCGACGTAGTGCTGATGGACGTCCGGATGCCCGTGCTGGACGGCATCGAGGCAACGCGTGCCATCACAGCCTCCGGATCCTGTGCCCGGGTCATCATCCTCACCACCTTTGATGTGGACGAATATGCGTTCACCGGTCTGCAGGCAGGCGCGTCCGCGTTCCTCCTCAAGGACGTGGCGCCGTCGGACCTGGTCAACGCCGTCCGGGTGGTGGCCAGCGGGGATGCCGTGGTGGCCCCGCGCGTCACGCAGCGGCTGCTGGAGACCTATGTCCGCGGTGCTGCCATGCCGGCACCCTCCACCGCGCCGCGGGACCCCCTGCTCGAAGACCTCACCCCACGCGAAACCGAGATGCTCGAAGCCATGGCGGAGGGCCTCTCCAACGCCGAGATCGCGCACCGGTATTTCCTGTCGGAAGCAACGGTGAAGACCCATGTCCGCCGGATCCTCACCAAACTCCACCTGCGGGACCGGGTCCAGGCAGTGGTGTACGCCTACGAGACCGGCCTGGTGGTCCCGAGCAATCCCGACTACTGA
- a CDS encoding IS1380 family transposase: MPQSTKVFPSVPVTFTGQSLVSHAGARVLTSFIDALGFRDLCEDRLGQFVPAMASHRPGRLLGSLAVMLAAGGEYASDLDILRSQPGVFGKVPSNATVSRFFERTVKNPDVFDYGFSTLSKELRTRAWEAAGDRSPAVTATAADPLVIDLDATLVASHSEKERATGNYKGGFGFAPFTASIDYGSGRGTGEELAVLLRHGGATANNAEDHIRIFEAAIAVLPDALYGEDDELDGEKILVRTDSAGASRKFLWYLHSRGVQFSVSYPVPVGKAHMIDWINDKKYWQPALDQDGNERDDAWVINATQVIPLEDYPPGTKIFLRAEPLHPGATPTLLDIDGHRVTAFLTNAPRWHGPFLDARHRARGRCENRIKTLKNTGLSKLPFFDFAANQAWANLAVLAANLVSWLQLTALPDGHKAQGWDIKRWRYRLFATAGKIITRARRTHLLLPDAAPEKPLIAALLEAISRIAAAANRPAHLLRT; encoded by the coding sequence ATGCCCCAGTCTACCAAGGTCTTCCCATCCGTCCCGGTCACTTTCACCGGCCAGTCGCTGGTCTCCCATGCCGGTGCCAGGGTCCTGACTTCATTCATTGACGCCCTCGGGTTCCGGGATCTGTGCGAGGACCGGCTGGGCCAGTTCGTCCCCGCGATGGCCTCGCACCGGCCAGGGAGGCTGCTCGGGTCGCTGGCGGTGATGCTCGCCGCCGGCGGCGAGTACGCCTCCGACCTGGACATCCTGCGCTCCCAGCCCGGAGTGTTCGGGAAAGTGCCCTCGAACGCGACAGTCTCGCGGTTCTTCGAACGCACCGTGAAGAACCCGGACGTTTTCGATTACGGTTTTTCGACCCTGTCCAAGGAACTGCGGACCCGGGCATGGGAAGCCGCGGGTGACCGCAGCCCGGCGGTGACGGCGACGGCCGCGGACCCGCTGGTCATCGACCTCGACGCCACACTGGTGGCCTCGCACTCCGAGAAGGAACGAGCCACCGGCAACTACAAGGGCGGGTTTGGATTCGCCCCGTTCACCGCCAGCATCGATTACGGTTCCGGCCGAGGCACCGGGGAGGAACTCGCGGTGCTGTTGCGCCACGGCGGGGCAACAGCGAACAACGCCGAGGACCACATCCGCATCTTCGAGGCCGCCATCGCGGTCCTGCCCGACGCACTCTACGGTGAAGACGACGAACTGGACGGGGAGAAAATCCTGGTCCGCACCGACAGCGCCGGCGCGTCCCGGAAGTTCCTCTGGTACCTGCATTCGCGCGGCGTGCAGTTCTCCGTCTCGTACCCGGTTCCGGTCGGCAAGGCCCACATGATCGACTGGATCAACGACAAGAAATACTGGCAGCCGGCCCTGGACCAGGACGGCAACGAACGCGACGACGCCTGGGTCATCAACGCCACCCAGGTGATCCCGCTCGAGGACTACCCGCCCGGGACGAAGATCTTCCTGCGCGCCGAACCGCTGCACCCCGGTGCGACACCGACCCTGCTCGACATCGACGGTCACCGTGTAACAGCGTTCCTGACGAATGCCCCACGCTGGCACGGACCGTTCCTGGACGCCCGGCACCGGGCCCGCGGCCGCTGCGAGAACCGCATCAAGACGCTGAAGAACACCGGCCTGAGCAAGCTCCCCTTCTTCGATTTCGCCGCGAACCAGGCCTGGGCGAACCTCGCGGTCCTGGCCGCGAACCTGGTCTCCTGGCTCCAGCTCACCGCCCTGCCCGACGGCCACAAGGCACAGGGCTGGGACATCAAACGCTGGCGCTACCGGCTCTTCGCCACCGCCGGCAAGATCATCACCCGCGCCCGCCGGACCCACCTGCTGCTGCCCGACGCCGCACCGGAGAAACCCCTCATCGCCGCACTGCTCGAAGCGATCAGCCGGATCGCTGCAGCCGCTAACCGCCCCGCACACCTGCTGCGGACCTGA
- a CDS encoding PKD domain-containing protein, with translation MKTTRAAKWLSQTLAIAVIVAGSLLAASPVASADPAYGTPSLSYSGVSNPPTSDKPQSKLWWNDGSWWADMWKAGSGWSIFRLDRATQSWVDTGVVNDTRGSTLADTLWDGSHLYIASHVVTISGDGPPNPSLSGQPAKLYRYSYSAGKYTLDSGFPTEITNNSSESMTIDIDSTGMLWATWTQVTGNATSGFTNSVYVNYAANGGPGWATPFVVPVSNPNPAPDDISAVVAYGKKKIGVMWSDQITGSVWWATRTDGTAPTATSSWKVQPAIQGKGQADDHLNLKTLQADTSGRVFAAVKTSLNDSSSDPTLPQLLLLVFKPGTGSFSTSTISVAGDCVSRPQIMLDTQNNLVRAFQTAPPTSASGCAYSGVAGSIYEKTASMDNPVFGSGRGTPIIQSASSSNMNNVTTTKQSVDNSTGIVVLASDHVAKRYWFSDRSLGPVTPQPAPTAAFTAAPTTGTAPLNVSFTDTSTGTPISWSWTFGDGGTSNAQNPAHTYAAAGTYTATLTATNGGGTSSATTTISVNPAPPAGGVTVVGSATTFAGTAASAVSLQAPAGTSPGDVLVAAITADLNPSMASVPAGWIPLVNALSINSGSTSGARAFAYYHVVGAADPASYSWMLSTSVRWGGGVTAYRGVDNANPLDGPLTTAVDTTYSATSITVPGSTTATNGAMLIGGVACDCASPVVTAPAGWTGRWEAAGGQIAELADRVQTSAGSTGASTWTLSAARAVAAWRTALKPAS, from the coding sequence ATGAAAACTACCCGTGCCGCCAAGTGGCTGAGCCAAACACTCGCCATAGCCGTCATCGTTGCGGGCTCCCTTCTGGCCGCTTCCCCCGTGGCATCGGCGGACCCGGCCTACGGCACTCCGAGCCTAAGCTATTCAGGTGTCAGCAACCCGCCCACGTCGGACAAGCCGCAGAGCAAGCTGTGGTGGAACGACGGCTCGTGGTGGGCGGACATGTGGAAGGCCGGGAGCGGGTGGTCCATTTTCCGGCTGGACCGCGCCACCCAGTCCTGGGTGGACACGGGCGTCGTGAATGACACCCGCGGCAGCACGCTCGCTGATACCTTGTGGGACGGCAGCCACCTGTACATTGCGTCCCATGTAGTGACTATCAGTGGAGACGGCCCGCCAAATCCGTCCCTCTCGGGGCAGCCGGCAAAACTGTACCGCTATAGCTACTCAGCAGGTAAGTACACGTTGGACAGCGGGTTTCCCACGGAGATCACTAACAACTCCAGCGAATCAATGACCATCGATATCGACTCGACCGGAATGCTCTGGGCAACGTGGACGCAGGTCACGGGCAACGCGACATCCGGCTTCACCAACAGCGTCTACGTCAATTACGCCGCGAATGGAGGCCCTGGCTGGGCCACCCCGTTCGTTGTTCCGGTCTCCAATCCGAACCCCGCCCCTGACGACATTTCAGCTGTGGTGGCATACGGGAAAAAGAAAATCGGCGTGATGTGGAGCGACCAGATCACTGGTTCCGTATGGTGGGCAACGCGCACCGATGGAACAGCTCCAACGGCGACGTCATCGTGGAAAGTCCAGCCAGCGATCCAGGGAAAAGGACAGGCAGATGACCACCTGAACCTAAAGACTCTTCAGGCGGACACCTCCGGGCGGGTTTTCGCGGCGGTCAAAACCAGTCTCAACGATTCCAGCTCCGACCCGACGCTGCCTCAGTTGCTGCTGCTGGTTTTCAAACCGGGAACCGGGTCCTTCTCCACGTCGACAATTTCCGTAGCCGGCGACTGCGTCTCCCGGCCGCAGATCATGCTGGATACCCAGAACAACCTGGTTCGGGCCTTCCAGACGGCGCCGCCAACATCCGCGAGCGGCTGTGCCTATTCCGGCGTGGCGGGCAGCATATATGAGAAGACCGCGTCCATGGACAACCCGGTATTCGGATCCGGACGGGGCACGCCCATCATCCAGAGCGCCTCCTCGTCGAACATGAACAACGTGACCACAACCAAGCAGAGTGTGGACAACTCCACCGGCATTGTGGTCCTGGCCAGCGACCACGTGGCAAAGCGTTACTGGTTCTCGGACCGGTCCCTGGGACCGGTAACACCGCAACCCGCACCAACAGCAGCTTTCACAGCCGCACCCACCACCGGCACCGCACCGCTAAACGTCAGCTTCACCGACACCTCCACCGGCACACCCATTTCCTGGTCCTGGACCTTCGGCGACGGCGGCACCTCCAACGCCCAGAACCCAGCCCACACGTACGCAGCCGCTGGCACCTACACAGCCACACTGACCGCCACCAACGGCGGCGGCACAAGCTCCGCCACCACAACCATCAGCGTCAACCCGGCTCCCCCGGCCGGCGGCGTAACGGTGGTCGGCTCAGCCACAACGTTCGCGGGAACGGCCGCCTCCGCCGTGTCGTTGCAGGCACCGGCCGGAACGTCACCCGGAGATGTGCTGGTCGCGGCCATCACGGCGGACCTGAATCCGTCCATGGCCTCGGTGCCTGCTGGCTGGATCCCCCTGGTGAATGCCCTTTCGATCAACAGCGGGTCAACATCCGGTGCCCGGGCCTTCGCCTACTACCATGTGGTGGGCGCCGCCGATCCGGCAAGCTACAGCTGGATGTTGAGCACTTCCGTGCGGTGGGGCGGCGGCGTTACGGCCTACCGCGGCGTCGATAACGCCAACCCGCTGGACGGCCCGCTGACCACGGCAGTTGACACCACATACTCCGCGACCAGCATCACGGTTCCCGGCAGCACGACGGCCACCAACGGCGCAATGCTGATCGGCGGAGTCGCGTGTGATTGCGCTTCTCCGGTCGTGACGGCGCCCGCTGGCTGGACCGGACGGTGGGAGGCTGCCGGTGGCCAGATCGCGGAACTGGCAGACCGGGTCCAAACCAGCGCTGGCTCCACTGGTGCGTCAACCTGGACCCTGAGTGCCGCGCGGGCTGTCGCTGCATGGCGGACGGCGCTCAAGCCGGCCAGCTGA
- a CDS encoding glycosyltransferase family 2 protein: protein MARPTVSIVICAYTQRRWDLLLDVIESVRAQSVAAQEILVVIDHNEELFERLIEIIDDVTVVESTGPRGLSGARNTGVGLADSDVVAFLDDDAEAAPDWLERLLVLYDDPDVLAVGGRVEPVWEKGRPGYFGEELDWIVGCSHRGMPKVASEVRNVIGANMSFRLEVLRQVGGFNISLGRQGSLPLGCEETEICIRSKMGTPGSRIVYEPAAVVRHHVPAERGTLRYMLSRSWSEGLSKAQVSQIVGQKRALGPERRYVRSTLPRAVFSGVRDWSRGDNPQGLGRAGAVIAVLACTAAGYVRGRRMSHVEGRPLPRTIRVGAAWREVQ, encoded by the coding sequence ATGGCACGTCCCACTGTATCGATCGTCATTTGTGCCTACACACAAAGGCGTTGGGACCTTTTGCTGGACGTCATCGAATCCGTCAGGGCCCAATCGGTCGCGGCGCAGGAGATTCTGGTGGTGATCGACCATAACGAAGAGCTCTTCGAGCGGCTCATAGAAATTATCGACGACGTGACGGTGGTGGAGAGCACCGGTCCCCGGGGGCTTTCCGGGGCCCGGAATACCGGGGTCGGGCTGGCAGACTCAGACGTAGTGGCCTTCCTCGACGACGACGCTGAGGCGGCGCCGGATTGGCTGGAACGCCTGCTTGTCCTCTATGACGATCCTGACGTGCTGGCCGTCGGCGGGCGCGTCGAGCCGGTGTGGGAAAAAGGACGCCCTGGCTACTTCGGTGAAGAGCTTGACTGGATCGTCGGATGCAGCCACCGCGGAATGCCCAAAGTGGCTTCCGAGGTACGGAATGTCATTGGCGCCAACATGTCCTTCCGGCTTGAAGTCCTTCGTCAGGTTGGCGGCTTCAACATTTCGCTGGGCCGTCAGGGCAGTTTGCCGCTTGGCTGTGAGGAAACGGAGATCTGCATCCGCTCCAAGATGGGCACACCTGGATCGCGCATCGTTTACGAACCTGCGGCGGTGGTCCGCCACCACGTTCCGGCGGAGAGGGGAACGCTGCGCTACATGCTGTCGAGGTCCTGGTCCGAGGGGCTCTCCAAAGCGCAGGTCAGCCAGATTGTAGGCCAGAAGCGGGCTCTCGGACCGGAACGGCGATACGTCCGCAGCACTTTGCCGCGCGCTGTATTTTCCGGAGTCCGTGACTGGAGCCGAGGCGATAACCCCCAGGGACTGGGTCGCGCGGGGGCCGTCATTGCCGTACTCGCGTGCACGGCCGCCGGGTATGTGCGCGGCAGGCGGATGTCCCATGTTGAGGGCCGCCCGCTGCCCAGGACCATACGGGTGGGCGCAGCGTGGAGGGAAGTCCAGTGA
- a CDS encoding M18 family aminopeptidase: MPSPSAAAASSAVDHIQDLGAYVSASPSSFHAVHEAARRLEEAGFTGLDERDPWAGGAGSFYLVRDGALIAWVVPEDAGPTTGFNILGAHTDSPSFKLKPKPTTGAFGWLQAGVEVYGGPLLNSWLDRELQLAGRLVMLDGTEHLTATGPMLRFPQLAIHLDRAVNDGLTLDKQRHMNPVWGLGNPDDVDLLGVLASHVPGGASVDPAGIGGYDVVIADTQKPAVFGANGEFFASGRLDNLSATHAGLAALIAHAASSAAGAPGKGAPIAVLAAFDHEEIGSNSRSGACGPILEDVLVRVSDGLGASVSQRRQALAASFCVSADAGHAVHPNYPERHDPANHPVLNGGLLLKINANQRYATDAAGAAFWARLCGEAKVPYQEFVSNSVMPCGSTIGPLTATRLGIRTVDVGVPLLSMHSARELCGVADPHRLATVTELFFRTVV; the protein is encoded by the coding sequence ATGCCTTCACCTTCCGCCGCCGCCGCTTCCAGTGCCGTTGACCACATCCAGGACCTTGGCGCGTACGTCAGCGCATCACCGTCGAGTTTCCACGCCGTCCACGAGGCCGCCCGGCGGCTGGAGGAGGCCGGGTTCACGGGCCTGGACGAGCGTGACCCCTGGGCCGGCGGGGCCGGATCGTTCTACCTGGTCCGGGACGGCGCACTGATCGCCTGGGTGGTCCCGGAAGACGCCGGGCCCACTACCGGGTTCAACATCCTCGGTGCGCACACTGACTCCCCGTCCTTCAAGCTGAAGCCCAAACCCACCACCGGAGCGTTCGGTTGGCTGCAGGCAGGGGTGGAGGTCTACGGCGGCCCGCTGCTGAACTCCTGGCTGGACCGCGAACTTCAGCTGGCGGGCCGGCTGGTCATGCTGGACGGCACCGAACATCTCACCGCCACCGGCCCGATGCTCCGCTTCCCGCAGCTGGCCATCCACCTTGACCGTGCGGTGAACGACGGCCTGACCCTGGACAAGCAGCGGCACATGAACCCCGTGTGGGGCCTGGGGAATCCCGACGACGTAGATCTGCTGGGCGTTTTGGCGTCCCATGTGCCTGGTGGCGCTTCGGTTGATCCTGCGGGGATCGGCGGGTACGACGTCGTTATTGCAGACACACAGAAGCCAGCGGTTTTCGGGGCTAACGGTGAGTTCTTCGCCTCCGGGCGCCTTGATAACCTGTCCGCGACGCACGCCGGGCTGGCCGCGCTGATCGCGCACGCTGCTTCTTCCGCCGCGGGTGCCCCGGGCAAGGGTGCGCCGATTGCCGTCCTCGCGGCGTTCGACCACGAGGAAATCGGCTCGAATTCACGTTCGGGAGCGTGCGGACCCATTCTTGAGGACGTGCTGGTGCGGGTCTCCGACGGCCTGGGTGCATCGGTGAGCCAGCGGCGGCAAGCACTGGCGGCGTCGTTCTGCGTTTCCGCGGACGCGGGCCACGCCGTTCACCCCAACTACCCGGAGCGGCACGATCCGGCCAACCATCCGGTCCTGAACGGCGGCCTGCTGCTGAAGATCAACGCCAACCAGCGGTACGCGACGGACGCCGCCGGCGCGGCGTTCTGGGCCAGGCTGTGCGGCGAAGCGAAGGTGCCGTACCAGGAATTTGTGTCCAACAGCGTGATGCCCTGCGGCTCCACCATTGGCCCCCTGACCGCCACCCGACTGGGGATCCGGACTGTCGACGTCGGCGTTCCCCTGCTCTCGATGCACTCCGCCCGCGAGCTCTGCGGTGTGGCGGACCCGCACCGGCTGGCCACGGTCACTGAGCTGTTTTTCCGAACCGTGGTTTAG
- a CDS encoding glycosyltransferase family 2 protein gives MNEAKNLPWVLRRMPSYVDEVVIVDGRSRDNTVEVAKALRSDVVIVHELRKGKGVAVRSGFAASTGDIIVMLDADGSMDPQEIGWFVSPLQHDYDFVKGSRYVTGGGSEDLTRLRNVGNKVLTGLANTVLHSNYSDLCYGYIAFRRECLEVLELESDGFEIETELIVRAARAGLRIAEVPSIELDRISGASNLQTFRDGWRVLGTLARECTLWESPTAGARPEALRRVKYAYANVTVPRTPTDPQTVLSLVRAS, from the coding sequence TTGAACGAAGCAAAGAATCTCCCGTGGGTGCTTCGCCGCATGCCGTCGTACGTTGACGAAGTAGTCATCGTCGACGGGCGCTCGCGGGACAATACGGTGGAGGTTGCGAAGGCACTCCGTTCCGACGTCGTTATTGTCCACGAACTGCGCAAGGGCAAAGGCGTAGCGGTAAGGTCCGGCTTCGCCGCCTCCACCGGTGACATCATTGTCATGCTGGACGCCGATGGAAGCATGGATCCGCAGGAGATCGGCTGGTTTGTATCCCCTCTCCAGCATGACTACGACTTCGTCAAAGGCTCGCGGTACGTCACCGGAGGCGGATCCGAAGACCTGACGCGGCTGCGGAACGTTGGCAACAAGGTGCTAACAGGCTTGGCGAACACGGTTCTGCACAGCAATTACTCCGACCTTTGCTACGGCTACATCGCCTTCCGCCGGGAGTGCCTTGAGGTCCTCGAGCTTGAATCCGACGGCTTCGAGATTGAGACCGAGCTGATCGTCCGGGCGGCACGGGCCGGACTTCGCATCGCAGAAGTGCCGAGCATTGAGCTCGACCGAATTTCCGGAGCCTCGAACCTGCAGACATTCCGGGATGGGTGGCGGGTCCTTGGCACGCTGGCCCGTGAATGCACCCTGTGGGAGTCGCCCACGGCAGGAGCCAGGCCCGAAGCCCTCCGCCGGGTGAAATATGCGTACGCCAATGTGACTGTCCCGCGGACCCCCACGGACCCCCAGACGGTCCTCTCCCTGGTCCGGGCAAGCTAG